A region of Campylobacter concisus DNA encodes the following proteins:
- a CDS encoding branched-chain amino acid transporter permease translates to MISVSSSEMVLFVAVLLSALATFITRATPFYALRNYKPNPYLDAIEKHMGMMIMVVLVCYGLKDTKFSEFPYGLSEIVAVFTAVLVHLKFKNALLSIVISTGIYMFLIRIF, encoded by the coding sequence TTGATAAGTGTAAGCTCAAGCGAGATGGTGCTTTTTGTGGCGGTGCTTTTAAGCGCCCTAGCTACTTTTATCACGAGGGCGACTCCGTTTTATGCATTAAGAAACTATAAGCCAAACCCTTATTTAGACGCCATCGAGAAGCATATGGGTATGATGATAATGGTCGTTTTGGTCTGCTACGGCTTAAAAGATACGAAATTTAGCGAGTTTCCATACGGCTTAAGCGAGATAGTGGCGGTTTTTACGGCTGTTTTAGTACATTTAAAGTTTAAAAATGCCCTTCTTAGTATAGTTATTTCAACCGGAATTTATATGTTTTTGATAAGAATTTTTTAA
- a CDS encoding type II asparaginase encodes MRLIFKAVLLMILGATLAVAKPTIYILATGGTIAGSGSGSLDASYTSGTVTVDKLIAAVPDINKIATIKGEQISNIGSQDMNNEVWLKLANRINELLNSGKADGIVVTHGTDTMEETAYFLNLVVKSDKPVVLVGAMRNSGSLSADGPLNLFNAVNVAISKDSVGKGVVVTMNDEIHAAREVTKTNTTGVDTFKSPNSGKIGTVFYGNVKYYMNPIRKHTAKSAFDLEGVKELPRVDIIYSHANDNPDFVKIAVKNGAKGIISAGLGNGNPYFSVLDALGEASKAGVVVVRDSRVGSGETTMNGEVDDAKYGFLTSDNLNAQKARVLLMLALTKTSDKAKIQEYFLTH; translated from the coding sequence ATGCGTTTAATCTTTAAGGCGGTGTTACTCATGATTTTAGGTGCTACTTTAGCGGTTGCAAAGCCAACCATCTACATACTAGCTACTGGTGGAACGATAGCGGGAAGTGGATCAGGATCGCTTGATGCGAGCTATACTTCTGGAACTGTTACGGTCGATAAACTGATCGCAGCCGTGCCAGATATCAACAAGATCGCTACCATAAAAGGTGAGCAAATTTCAAATATCGGCTCACAGGATATGAACAACGAAGTTTGGCTAAAGCTTGCAAATAGAATCAACGAGCTTCTAAATAGCGGCAAAGCTGATGGTATCGTCGTTACTCACGGCACAGATACTATGGAAGAGACGGCGTACTTTCTAAATTTAGTCGTTAAAAGCGACAAGCCAGTCGTGCTTGTAGGTGCAATGAGAAATAGTGGCTCACTAAGTGCAGATGGCCCACTAAATTTATTTAACGCTGTAAATGTAGCTATTAGCAAAGATAGTGTAGGCAAGGGCGTTGTGGTTACTATGAATGACGAAATTCACGCTGCTAGAGAGGTAACCAAAACCAACACAACAGGCGTTGATACATTTAAATCACCAAACAGCGGCAAAATCGGCACAGTCTTTTATGGCAACGTAAAATACTATATGAATCCGATCAGAAAACACACGGCAAAATCAGCATTTGACCTAGAGGGCGTAAAAGAACTTCCTAGAGTTGATATCATCTACTCTCACGCAAATGACAATCCTGACTTTGTAAAAATAGCTGTTAAAAACGGCGCAAAAGGCATCATCAGCGCTGGTCTTGGCAACGGCAACCCTTACTTTAGCGTACTTGACGCACTTGGCGAGGCTTCAAAAGCTGGCGTAGTGGTAGTTCGCGACTCACGTGTAGGAAGTGGCGAGACGACCATGAACGGCGAAGTAGACGACGCAAAATACGGCTTTTTAACAAGCGATAATCTAAACGCGCAAAAAGCTAGAGTGCTTTTGATGCTTGCACTTACAAAAACAAGCGACAAAGCCAAAATTCAAGAGTATTTCTTAACTCACTAA
- a CDS encoding tetratricopeptide repeat protein produces MKKIILILFCILFSWGKILDTTKLENECALNNIESCTDLIYIYLDKNERDKMSAIANKACELGNPHSCLFLGNTYLQKDTLAQEKEEGLRLYNKACELKNAFACYTIALIYETGDTGILQDKNRAKNYYKKACELDLEEACSTLKNF; encoded by the coding sequence ATGAAAAAAATAATTCTAATTTTATTTTGTATTCTATTTTCTTGGGGTAAAATTTTAGATACCACCAAGCTTGAAAATGAATGCGCTTTAAACAACATAGAAAGCTGCACCGATCTTATATATATCTACCTTGACAAAAATGAGCGCGATAAAATGTCAGCTATAGCAAACAAGGCCTGTGAGCTAGGCAATCCACATAGCTGTCTATTTTTAGGAAATACATATCTACAAAAAGACACTCTAGCACAAGAGAAAGAAGAAGGGCTTAGGCTTTATAATAAGGCTTGCGAACTAAAAAATGCATTTGCTTGCTATACCATTGCACTCATCTATGAAACAGGAGATACTGGTATACTGCAAGATAAAAATAGAGCAAAAAACTACTACAAAAAAGCCTGCGAGCTTGATTTGGAAGAAGCATGCAGTACACTTAAAAATTTTTAA
- a CDS encoding LysE family translocator, with the protein MDFLLFFATLAPISLMPGINMTYAMSIGMGFGYKHSLIMMTGQLLSLAFVAFCCMLGVGVMLHHFEYAFKALNIIAGLYMLYLGAMLLFGKGELSVTNVSNLPSKKQMFINGLIVCVTNPKAWIFFSALLPTFLDKDDPFSLTRMCTITATLVFIEFCSLNIYALGGAMLKKFLQTHLRLLEICTAIIVCTIGVLLLFR; encoded by the coding sequence ATGGACTTCTTACTCTTTTTCGCCACGCTTGCTCCTATCTCGCTAATGCCAGGCATCAACATGACCTATGCGATGAGTATCGGTATGGGCTTTGGCTATAAGCACTCGCTTATTATGATGACCGGGCAGCTTCTTTCGCTTGCTTTCGTGGCATTTTGCTGTATGCTTGGCGTGGGCGTGATGCTTCATCATTTTGAGTACGCATTTAAGGCATTAAACATCATCGCAGGGCTTTATATGCTCTATCTTGGCGCGATGCTTCTTTTTGGTAAGGGCGAGCTTAGCGTAACAAACGTCTCAAATTTGCCAAGCAAAAAGCAGATGTTTATAAATGGCCTCATCGTTTGCGTCACAAATCCAAAGGCATGGATATTTTTCTCGGCTTTGCTACCTACATTTTTGGACAAAGACGATCCCTTTAGCCTAACTCGTATGTGCACGATCACGGCAACGCTCGTTTTTATCGAGTTTTGCTCGCTAAATATCTACGCACTTGGCGGAGCTATGCTAAAGAAATTTTTACAAACGCACCTAAGGCTACTTGAAATTTGCACCGCCATTATCGTTTGTACGATCGGCGTACTTTTACTTTTTAGATAA
- a CDS encoding DsrE/DsrF/TusD sulfur relay family protein gives MKKFLFILTNQPYNGTDNAYNALRLAKTLKEKGEEVRIFLMNDAVDLARNSTKKPENYDVDLVAMLKELYASGAMLKVCGSCQTRCGLHAGEPYFEAEVKGSMDILSEWVRQCDQAMTF, from the coding sequence ATGAAAAAATTTCTATTTATACTTACAAATCAACCATACAACGGTACCGACAATGCTTACAACGCATTAAGGCTAGCTAAAACGCTAAAAGAAAAAGGCGAAGAGGTTAGAATTTTTCTAATGAACGACGCGGTCGATCTTGCGCGAAATAGCACCAAAAAGCCGGAAAACTATGACGTAGATCTAGTAGCGATGTTGAAAGAGCTATACGCTAGCGGCGCTATGTTAAAGGTTTGCGGTAGCTGCCAAACGAGGTGCGGTTTGCATGCGGGAGAGCCTTATTTTGAGGCTGAGGTGAAAGGCAGCATGGATATCTTGTCCGAGTGGGTTAGGCAGTGCGATCAAGCGATGACGTTTTAG
- a CDS encoding DUF4299 family protein yields the protein MSVTFKVKNKKKLFGGYEKELSECEISEFIEGFCFFNSQNDEPSELSLNENVMIAGVRQKSARGFELNYEDGKYIVRVCTPSGVGDWQTALLLLSKISAKTGSKIECDNEEIYDSEQILKFDYEVDIMWGLEALKEAKEKNQMLYISGLERDVAFDAVMIDEIFASASPAAKFDEMMRRVQYLDAYSARENLYEDKDGSEIFGAYTLSENLPTILPYAPSPSWQAQEVLGERKVSRWILTLVVGVDDRDAHVLGECEYNAFMANLPKEKYRFIDAANILVEPLSEEEMREILKKANEA from the coding sequence ATGAGCGTAACATTTAAGGTAAAAAACAAAAAGAAGCTTTTTGGCGGATATGAAAAGGAGTTAAGCGAGTGTGAAATTTCAGAGTTTATAGAGGGATTTTGCTTTTTTAATAGCCAAAACGACGAGCCGAGCGAGCTTTCGCTAAACGAAAACGTGATGATCGCAGGCGTGCGGCAAAAGAGCGCTCGCGGGTTTGAACTAAACTATGAAGACGGCAAATATATCGTCCGAGTCTGTACTCCAAGCGGCGTTGGCGACTGGCAGACGGCACTTTTGCTTTTATCTAAAATTTCAGCCAAAACCGGCTCGAAAATAGAGTGTGACAACGAGGAAATTTACGATAGCGAGCAAATTTTAAAATTTGATTATGAAGTCGACATAATGTGGGGACTTGAAGCTCTAAAGGAGGCAAAAGAGAAAAATCAAATGCTTTATATCTCTGGCCTGGAGCGCGACGTGGCGTTTGATGCGGTTATGATAGATGAAATTTTTGCAAGCGCTAGCCCTGCGGCTAAATTTGATGAGATGATGAGGCGGGTGCAGTATCTTGACGCTTATAGCGCAAGAGAGAATTTATACGAAGATAAAGACGGCAGCGAAATTTTTGGCGCATATACGCTTAGCGAAAATTTACCGACTATCTTGCCTTACGCCCCTTCTCCGTCGTGGCAGGCGCAAGAAGTTCTAGGAGAGCGCAAGGTCTCGCGCTGGATACTTACGCTAGTTGTGGGCGTAGACGATAGGGACGCGCACGTGCTCGGCGAATGCGAATACAATGCCTTTATGGCAAATTTACCAAAAGAAAAATATCGCTTCATAGACGCCGCAAATATACTGGTTGAGCCGCTTAGCGAAGAAGAGATGAGAGAAATTTTAAAAAAGGCAAACGAAGCTTAA
- a CDS encoding AzlC family ABC transporter permease — MTFSYVSKLSIPLFMGYFPLGVAFGVLAKSMGVSAFIAVALSTLAYGGAAQFMMLSLFSVGTSYIEVFIVSYLVNSRHTFYGISLLKEYSGIKFRLLNISLLTDETFAVFKNLGLKDASERSFVFTWLNLLAWSYWAAGTLFGAILGDLIKADTKGLEFSLTSLFIVIVIEMFKNDKNYRVLFAAVFFGVLGVSLFPAKFVLVGSMTLCFIFLLLFKDKI; from the coding sequence TTGACATTTAGCTACGTTTCTAAACTATCTATTCCTCTTTTTATGGGCTATTTCCCGCTCGGTGTCGCCTTTGGCGTGCTGGCAAAGAGCATGGGTGTGAGCGCATTTATTGCTGTGGCGCTTAGTACATTAGCATACGGCGGAGCAGCGCAGTTTATGATGCTTTCGCTCTTTAGCGTTGGCACGAGCTATATTGAGGTCTTTATCGTGAGCTACCTTGTAAATTCGCGCCACACTTTTTATGGAATTTCACTTTTAAAAGAGTATAGTGGGATCAAATTTAGGCTTTTAAATATCTCGTTGCTAACAGATGAGACCTTTGCTGTATTTAAAAATTTAGGGCTAAAGGATGCAAGTGAGCGAAGTTTTGTCTTTACTTGGCTAAATTTACTTGCATGGTCTTACTGGGCGGCTGGAACGCTATTTGGAGCGATACTTGGCGATCTTATAAAGGCCGATACAAAGGGGCTTGAGTTTAGTTTGACCTCGCTTTTTATTGTTATTGTGATAGAGATGTTTAAAAATGATAAAAACTATCGCGTGCTCTTCGCGGCGGTCTTTTTTGGCGTTCTTGGAGTGAGCCTATTTCCAGCTAAATTTGTGCTTGTTGGCTCGATGACGCTTTGTTTTATATTTTTACTTTTGTTTAAGGATAAAATTTGA